The Streptomyces sp. R28 region CCATCGCCCGCGACCGCTACCCCGACGACCCGCGCGAGGACCTGGACCACGTCCTGCACCGCGCGGGTCACGCCCGTCCCACGCTCTGGAAGAACGAGGCCGTCAAGGAGCAGAGCGCGCCCTGGACGGTGACGAGCTGGGGCACCGACTTCACGTACGCGAATCTCTCGGACCACTATCCGTTGATCGGGTACGCGGGCTGAGCGATGAGCCGATGGCTGCGGCTCAACCGGTCTGCTGTCGCGCCGCGTTGAGCCGGGCCAGCTCGTCGTCGGTGAGGCGGAGGGCGCCCGCGGCCACGTTCTCGACCAGGTGGTCGGGGTTGCCGGTGCCGGGGATGGCGAGGAGGTGCGGCCCCTGGTGCAGGGTCCAGGCGATGCGCACCTGGGCGGGGCTCGCGTCGTGGGCCCGCGCCACGGCGAGCACCTCGTCGTCGTGGGCGGCGGTCGCGCCCCGCTCCCCCGTGTCGCCGGCCACAGCGTAGAACGGCACGAAGGCGATGCCCTGCTCGCCGCACAGGCGCAGGAGTTCGTCGGCCTCGGGGTCGGGCCGGTCGAGCGCGTACCGGTTCTGTACGCAGACCACGGGTGCGACGGCCTGGGCCTCGGCGAGGTGCCGGGGCTCCACGGCGGAGATGCCGAGGTGCCGGATCAGGCCCGCATCACGCAGCTCGGCCAGCGCGCCGAAGTGCTCGGCGACGGAGTCCTGTCCCATGCGGCGCAGGTATACGAGGTCCAGGTGGTCGCGGCCGAGCTGGCGCAGGTTCTCCTCGACGTGGCCGCGCAGTTGGTCGGGGCGGGCCGATGTGCCCCACTCCCCGTGGTAGTCGCGGTAGGGGCCGACCTTGGTGGCGATGACCAGGTCGTCGGGGTACGGCGCCAGCGCGGTGTTGATGAGTTCGTTGGCCGAGCGGAGCGCGGAGAAGTAGAAGGCGGCCGTGTCGATGTGGGTGACGCCGAGCTCGACGGCCTTGCGCAGTACGGCGATCGAGCGGCCCCGGTCGCTCGGCGTCCCGTGGTGGAAGGCGGCACTGCCCGTCAGCCGCATCGCGCCGAAGCCGACGCGGCTCACGGACAGGTCGCCGAGTTTCCAGGTGCCCGCGGCGTCCGCGGTGATCGTTTCGGAGGTCATCGGCGGAGT contains the following coding sequences:
- a CDS encoding aldo/keto reductase; the encoded protein is MTSETITADAAGTWKLGDLSVSRVGFGAMRLTGSAAFHHGTPSDRGRSIAVLRKAVELGVTHIDTAAFYFSALRSANELINTALAPYPDDLVIATKVGPYRDYHGEWGTSARPDQLRGHVEENLRQLGRDHLDLVYLRRMGQDSVAEHFGALAELRDAGLIRHLGISAVEPRHLAEAQAVAPVVCVQNRYALDRPDPEADELLRLCGEQGIAFVPFYAVAGDTGERGATAAHDDEVLAVARAHDASPAQVRIAWTLHQGPHLLAIPGTGNPDHLVENVAAGALRLTDDELARLNAARQQTG